cagggcctccggatcgtgagcccaacgctcaacgactgaaccacagaggccgttcaaaATCCACTAAGTAAATAACTATTTCGGAAAAGCAACATTATACAGTCATATCAGTTCGTCACGTAAAAAATTGCCGTCACGTcgtaaataagtattaaaaaacacCCAGTCGAAGCCTACACTCTATTATCAGCAACACATTTTCACTTCAACAAatcttaaaaaaacacaaaagcaAATACAGTGGCTACACGTGCCCCCATATTTCCGAGGGGTCCCCAATAAATTCACCGTGTAAGAAAACAGTTAAATTGAATGGCCCCAGAGATATATGCCCAGAGAAAAAATCGTATTTCAAGCTCGGGATCGGCCGATAGTTGGAATAGATAAGTGCGGATGGGACCAGGTAGAGgccaaataaataatacaaacgAAATTATGGATCCAGATAAATCTCTAGTGTTATGACTATGGCCTACATCGCGGGCAAACGGGTGGTGGCGGTCGTAGGTTGCCTTTTTCATAAATGAACTTTGTCGGTGGGAGAGAAAGGTTCTCTGTCAAAAGAGAACTGATTGAAACCAGCTATGGGGCTGGTAATCCTTTTAAGATTTCTTTTTGAATTATTGAGAACGACAAAGAATCAATAGTTTTAATGTTGAATCATTAAGTTATGATGACATTAAATCAAAACATGATAAACACACcaattcgactttgtgagtttgaattcatgtttcgatcataatcattgatacgtggtttccatgatttgtgccctgttaatgacaataggctcgacttaacataactggcgaggattGGGTGTATGTACctctactatacacctctgcctaccccttcgaggatacaggtgatgctatgttatgttatgttatcaaaaaCACAGACTTTTCATGATTCTATTTAAACGTCAATATTCTAGTACTGCTTCGAATCTTTAATAGCTGTTGTCTCAGGAGAGCCAATAATAATGCGGGTCCAGTATGCAAGTTAACTTTATGATAATGTTCAACCAGTAAAGAAACAATGCGGTCTTTAGTCGGTAGTAATATAGGGTGCTTCTGGTCAAATTCCAGTTGAGAATGAAAAAGTCTACCACCGactctaagtatatttttatcgtCAATAAACGGGTTGAGTTTTACAATGGCTTTATTAcagcaaattttattatttttaagcgaATGAATTTcttgagaaaaatatttattttgaatatagcGTACAATGTATAGTTCAGATTGTTCTAAGTCATTAACTGTGATAGATccttttgattttaatatttttgtaaagcgTAATATATAAACTAATGAATTTAATAACTTTGACCAAGAGGAGACGCGTCGAGAGAGTTCTAGAATAGGATCAGAGTTTTCTAAGTCATTTGTGGTGTAAATAGGTGCGGCGATAGTTTTAGATTCCTGTTCATCGttgtgatttattttaaattcttttacaGGCCAATTAGAGATAGGACCGGATAACCACTGCGGGCCATGAAACCAGAGAGAATTATCTAGTAATCCTAAAGGCGTTACAGGTCGCGAAATTATGTCTGCGGGATTTTCTACACCACGAACATGAAACCAATGCGGAGCGGGTaacccacgttgggcgccactgaaacactagatttttgacTACCTATGCAAGGCAGGTGTAATAGGAAATGGTATGATGAAAGTTAcatatatgtttcagaaatttataaagtggtgtttacctgaagggcacagctagatgttatagaccggtgagcatgagacaaagaaaactcccttgaattggtacaatgtatattttaaatatacaaatttaattatccataggtaggtagaaaccctatggagggagacaggtcgcgctttggtccgtcaggttaattgtcactccgttacaaccatgggatatcactctgtttaaaacactgtccgtacacctgtaggcacctcacttactcgaggacctccaactatcaggcctacctgaggcgttccggaataccgtacaggtgatgcgttgaggtcggctcaggccagggcgtgctggacgatggcggcgcagcgggccaactgttacgcagctggcgggctgcacgtccaccggtcaacctcgcagaccttcaccgggccttatccggtgtgttgacaaaaggagaggcgcggcacatccacatgcgcgccgcacaaaggaaagcttcgaagtgcaaacaaccaaggcaagctccgccgtaatgaagcttgaaataacttgcaaacgcagaagaaaacagtaggaatcttcattcacaaaacattgttgaaatcatctgatccaatcataaacttcttcttacattaaactagcaaaacgttagacgttaaaaacttgcaaaaacgttaaaactttaaaacgttaaaaacttaaagtaaaacaaaaaccccatctgcaacaaggaatggcaatgattagcatgtggttcagctgacagcgtggcaaggcaactcacgagtgtaaaacaaagaaaataacttacaggttcatccgggatagttgggcatcgctcggatgaaacctaaacccacccactggaccttaggcgatgggatttcagtgatgttgctgaaaacaaggacctcgaggttatcacaaagttggtgcaaaaatatgcacgaagaattgcgaggactcaccatctcggttaagttgtttatttaaatcgagacatcggctcttgatgtcgccgataaatcgtggcttttaatttgcccacattattgttacggcagtggagtctccggcgctctcgcgacgtccccactttccataacctgtctctcagctccgccagctgtcagtctgacacaagaaccacgaacaaagttgccaaactagaaaaaatctaccaaaccataaattcgccgaatcaacgacaacaatcgatcgacttgtttgatcccaaaatttaaacaatataattataatatatcaaaaataaatgttgcagataatttaatataccaaattttgaagaaaataaaataattaaaaatattcgggcccatcgataaccctgcagcgccatctgtgatttcctgcggataaaatataaaaacaacgttatatcgtcagaaaccacaagatgtcgctacaaggctcgttggtccgaaatgcttcgttacagtaTTCATTAATTTGAGAGATTCTGTTTGCTACGAACGTGTGATATTTATAAGCGGGAGAATGAATCCAGGTAAGCGTTACTGTAGAGTCAGAGAAAgcgtatatatattatttattctgcaACGTTTGCTTAATACGTCACAAACAGCGGCGAGTAACTTTGCGAGTAATAGAGCTGCGCAGAGCTCTAGGCGCGCGAGTGTCTTATTTGGGGAAGATACCTTGGATTTAGAGGTAAGTAATTTAACAGAGTTAGCGTGCGAGTCATCACCAGTATCAATGCGTACGTAAATGACAGCACCATAACACTTTTCGCTAGCATCAGCGAAACCGATAAGTGTGACTCTCATAGAGGAAGTTATACCTACATGGCGTGGTATTTTCAATTTATGTAAGTGAGACAGTTCTTTATGAAATTGTTTCCACTTTATGAAAATGAAATCAGGGACTTCATCATCCCAATCGAGTTGCAGCTTCCAACATTCCTGTACTAAAAGCTTCATAAAAGCGACAACTGGGCTGATGAGACCTAGCGGGTCGAATAAGCGAGCGGTTATTGAGAGAATTGAGCGTTTCGTACACTTTTCTTGTGATTCAATATGCGTTGAGAAATGAAAATGATCGTCAGTAGGTTGCCACTGCATACCTACGACTTTTGTAGCTGCGTTAGGATCAGAATCTAAATTTATTGTTTGCGGACTTTTGTGAGAAGAAGAAATGCGTTGCATGAGAGCGTGGTTATTTGAGATCCATTTAACTAAATTGAAGCCACCAGATTTGAACATATCTACCAtttgtttatatgttttttcaGCGTTATCTATACCATCAATGGAACAGATGTAGTCGTCCATATACATGTGGTTTTCAGCTTCATAGGCTGCGAGAGGGTGAGTATCGCGGCTGTCTGCGGCGAGTTGGCGAACTACACGCATAGCGAGAAAACGTGAGCTTGATACACCGAAACAAACTCTATTGAACTGATATACATCAATAGGAGAATCAGAATCGAATCTGAAAAGAATGCGTTGATAAGGTTGATGTTTGAGTGCAAGATGAACTTGGAAATACATCTTTTCGATGTCAGCTATTAGTGCAATAGAAAACATGCGTAAGTTTAAAAGAAGGTCATAAAGATTACTTTGTAAATTGGGACCTATGTAGAGTAAATCGTTAAGTGACTTGCCTGAAGTAGTTTTACATCTTGCGTTCAATACAATGCGTGTTTTTGAAGTTTCTTTTTCTGGGCGATAGACAGCTCTATGCGGAATGTAATAAGAGTGCGAATCTTGCGTTAAGTGGTCAACTTTAGTTAAATAGccttggtcaatgtaagtttgaattgtagcgttatAATCTTTGCGTAAATTAGAAGAGTCGAGTTtcttttctaaagaaaatagTTGGCGTTTAGCGATTCCATAAGAGTTCCCTAATTGAAATGGATTCTCATTGAATGGAAGTTCTACGGTATATCTACCAGTATCGTCGCGTGTATACGTTGACTGGAAGATATTTTCACAAGTCTCATCATCTGGACTTAAATGTTTCCTAATTGGGACATTCTCTATTTCCCAAAAGCGTTGCGTTAAGCGTTCGAGTGAATGAGATTCTGTATTACAGAAGAAAGTTTTGTCTGAGTTGTGCATGTTTAGAATGTGAGACGAGTGTGGAGTGTTGTGAACTTGTGACTGCAAGTCGAGTTTGTGGGAGATGTGTCTAAAGATTCGTTTTGAGTGAGAGTACAAGATGAACGTGGcgcgagcggtgcgttgtgcgtgagcggtgcgttgtgcgtgagcggtgcgttgtgcgttagcggtgcgttgtgcgtgagcggtgcgttgtgcgtgagcggtgcgttgtgcgtgagcggtgcgttatgcgtgagtgatgcgttatgagtgagcggtgcgttgtgcgtcagcggtgcgttatgagtgagcggtgcgttgtgcgtgagcggtgcgttatgagtgagcggtgcgttgtgagtCAGCGGTGCGTTGTGAGTCAGCGGTGCGTTGTGAGTCAGCGGTGCGTTGTGAGTCAGCGGTGCGTTGTGAGTCAGCGGTGCGTTGTGAGTCAGCGGTGCGTTGTGAGTCAGCGGTGCGTTGTGAGTCAGCGGTGCGTTGTGAGTCAGCGATGCGTTATGCGtcagcggtgcgttatgagtgagcggtgcgttatgcgtaGTAGAAGCGTGAATGCGTGAATTTTGAGTGTGCGATGCATGTGAAGTACATTGGGCTTTACCCATAGCGACATATCCGAGAGTAGTTTGTATACCTACTACCGATGAGTTGGGAGCGGTTACTTTTCCAGAACCAAGTAAAAGCGGGAACAATTCGTTGCCTATCAGGCAATCGATTGCAGCGGGCGCGTAGAACTGCTCATCTGCCATGGGCAGATCACATAAGTGAGACAATTCCGTAACATCAATTTGAGTGTTAGGTAAGTAGTCGGTTATGGTGTCAATTACACGTGCATTTACCGTGTAAAAGCAGCGAGAATCAAAGCgcgaatacattttaaattgcgTTAATCCGAGAGACTTGCTTTCGGTTTGACCGATACCTTTGACGGTCGAAGAAGCgggtgtaatttttaaatttaagcgATCACAACAGTctttcataattaaattactcaTAGAACCTGTGTCGAGAAATAAGCGGATATTATTTGgtttattatctttataaacATGAACAGATGCGGTAGGTAACAAAACTGTTGTATTTGAATTGCGTGCGGAAGCAGCGTGAAGAGAGCAATCGTTGTCATCAACGCAAGTCATAGCGTTCGGCGGCGCTAGCGACGTAGGTACACGGCAAGGCGTGCGAGGGGCCTGCGTAgggagcgggcggcggctgaaCCGGCGCGGGGTGCGGCTGCGGCGCGTGCGCGGGAGGGGGAACGCGGTAGCTAGCGGTTGCGGCGTCGGAATAGCGCGGGAATGCGTTATTGACAACGTTGTTATGCGATGGGGctgttttgttattaaagtTTATATGCAATAATGAGTGATGTTTGCGGTTGCAAGTTAGGCATCTGTTTTGTGacttacatatatttatattgtgaaaacCAAGACAGTTTTGGCAGAAAGCATTTTGACGAACAATACTATTGCGTGTTTGCGGGTCTGCGTTTAAGAAAGATTCACACTTGAATAGGGGATGAGAGTAGGTAGACTTGCATACCTTGCATGAATTtaattgttgaaaattattatgAGTTTGAGGTTGAGTGACAGCGTATGTACACTCGGGTGTTGCAACAAAAGCATGAGTAGATTTATTTTTGGgtgtgaatttattattattattttgttggagTTTTGAGGCTGAGAGTGAGCGGATGAGCGAAGCGCTAGAATTTTACTTTGTtcatttaaaaacttttttaattctataaaggTAGGAATTTCTGACTGTTTGTGAGTTTGTTCAAACAAGGTGAGAGTGTCTTTATCAAGTTTATTTAATGCAATATGAGTTATCATGAAATCTGACAAGTCATCAATGCTTAAAAGACGGAGAGCGGCTTCAGCGGAGCAAAAGTTATTTAGAAAATTATCAATTGACTGATTGGGTTTATGCTGTAGCATTTGTTCTAAATAGAGAGAGGCTTGTACCCTGGTATCCTGGTATTTATCTATGAGAGCTTGccatattatatcataattctcAGAGGTAGCGGAGATGCCTGCACATACATTAAGAGCTTTGCCTGAGAGACAACCAattaagtattgtattttttcagCATTTGATAGCCTGCGATTGGAATGTATGAGACTGCGGAAATTTTCATAAAACACTGGCCAACTACTGGGAGTACCATCAAAACTTGCTAACTGAAGCGGGGGCAACTTTGGGTTGAGGCGATcaaaatctttgtttttagcGTTTAACTTTTCTCTCAGAGTGTTCTCtgtctgttttataaaacagtatAATTCGTCAAATGAGTTTAAGACATTGTAATTCGGCTTTGTCTCAGGAGATGCGCGCATGTATTCAATTGCAAGGTTATCTATTGTTTCAATAAAATCGGAGCGAATTTTATCAATAGAAAGCGTTCTAGCAAGAAATTGCGTTTGAATAGTGGGATCGGAAACCTTTAGGCTCAGATTATACAAATTTTGcattaaagaaaacaaattttgttttttctcttcaagtatttttattttaaaattatcttgaaTATCGTCAATATCCATTTTTTCTTTGGATTTTGCCATGATAGAAACCGTTgagtaaaactattattattagaaaacgCGGGTTGAATATCGAGAAACGAGTTAATATTATAAGCGAATTTAGTGCGTAATACAGTAGCGTTAAGGTTGAGAATAGCGTGAGCGTAAACAAATTAATGGCGTAGAAATGGCGGTAGATACCTACCGATTGAGCGAGAatcgaaagtatttattattgaaatacaataataattacgtagATATTGCGTTACATgtataatgttatgtaaataaatgcgATATAACAATGTTTTAATGCGTGATGTGCGGAAATAAATATGTGGCCCCTTCGATCCTTGCCACATAAATCTTATAGACTATACCAGATATCGATGTGATCGATGTTAGTGTTATCGATGTAAGTTGAAACTAGTAGGCGTTGAAATTAGGAGTCGTTGAAATTAAACACCGATTGGAGTTGAATCAGAGCTCCTACCCGTGTGGTGATTCTAATAAGAATGAGAGTCTAGTCCCCGCGCGCGTGTATATATAGGAAAACGCCCACTAAGCGGGGCGGGGCaagggcgcggcgggggtgtgtagcggtgaagccgcgctcagtccctatctttctctttatttttaaaaataaaacttacaaactatttacaatttctaggcaatcattatacaatcataatataatcataatacaatCATAATTTGCTTCTTGTTGCTTCTACGGCGAACATATTCTCCCGCCGCAGCTGCGCAGCTCGATGACCACGTCGCGCAGCTGGACCATCTACGGTTCGCCGTCCTCGGGTGGCGATGTTGGCAGGATGACCAGCTTCTTCGTTGGCCGCCGCAGGATCCCCTTCGTTGTCCTCACGTCGACCGCCCTCGTCTCGCCGTCTGGTCCGGGGTAGGCAGCCACGACGACACCTCGCGGCCACGAGTTGCGAGGCAGCGTGCCGTCAGCGATCAATACTAAATCGCCCACGGAGATGGAACCCTTGCTGGCTCGGGGCTCCCGCCGGTGTTGGAGTTCAGGTAGGTACTCCCGTACCCATCGCGCCCAGAACATGTCGGCTAGGCGTTGGCTCTTCCTCCAGTCTTTGCGGCCGGCGTCGTCGCCCTCCGTGAAGGCGCCTGGCATCGGCACCCGTGATGGACCTCCCAGGATGAAGTGGTTCGGAGTGAGGGCCTCTGGGTCCTCCGGTGATGTCGACACGTGTGTGAGGGGTCGACTGTTGATGGTGTGCTCGGCCTCCACCAGTAGCGTTGTCAGGACTTCTTCTTTTGGCGCGCGCTCGTGCAGCACCACGGCTAGTGCTGATTTGACGCTGCGGACCAGTCTCTCCCACGCGCCTCCCATGAATGGCGCGCTAGGAGGGATGAACTTCCAGGTGATGAAGCGAGCGGAGGCTTCTTGTTGTATGGCCTCCTCGACGGCGTGCTTCATCTCGACGTCCGCACCGCGCAGGTTGGTACCCTGGTCTGACCAGAGCTCGGTGGGGCACCCGCGGCGGCCTATGAAGCGCCGCAGTGCCATTACTGCAGAGTCGGTGCTGAGGCTCCCGGCGAGTTCCAGGTGCACTGCCCTGGTGGTTAGGCAGGTGAAGAGGACTCCGTACCTCTTCTGACGTGCGCGACCCACGGTGACTGTCATGGGCCCAAAGTAGTCAAGCCCCGTGTAGGTGAAGGGCCGCTGGTGATGGGCTAGACGGCTCCTTGGATGATTGCCTGTCGATGGTTGGGCTGGCGTGGcccgacggatgcggcagacctGGCATTTCTTCAGTTCGTTGCGCACGGCGTGGCGGAGGCGCAACACCCAGTAGTGCTGTCGCACCTCATTTGCCGTTGTTTCAAACCCTCCGTGGTGTAATTGCGTGTGCACCCACTTGATGTACAGCCGCGTCCATCGGTGGTCTCCATCCAGGATGACGGGCTCCCGTTGTTCTGTTGTgatgtcggcggcggcggcgatccTCGAGCGTAGATGTATTAGTCCCTCTTCGTCAATCATAATCGACAGTTGCTTGAGTCGACTGTCGGCCGGCAGGGGCTTCTTTCTTCTTATAGCTTCTAGCTCCGCGCTGAAGGCCTCTTCCTGCACGGCGCGTATCCATAGTTGCCGTGCGCGATGCAAGTATCGTGCCGCGAGAGGCACGATCTTTCTCTGCTGTCTCGGCGCATGTTTGTGTCCTGTGCCTCGTCCCGTTTCTCTGTGCGCCTGTACCTTCTTCCACGTCGGGTCTTCCTCCGCACGTTTCTTGGTGCGTTTTCTAGCGGCGGCACACCTTTCTCTTCCCTTTAGTTTTTCTATGAATTGTAGGACACGCGCCGTGACACGTAGTAGTTTTGCCCACGATGAAAAACGTGTTATGTCGGGTAGCGCCTTCCCTGTTCTTTCTGCGGCGGTCGTCGCGTGCACTCTCTCCTCGTTTGTGTGTTCAATAGTCTCTGAGATGTCCTCCGCCGGCCAGGTGTCTTCTGGTCGATACAGGAAAGGCGGGCCGCGGAACCAACGATGCTCGGAGGCGAAGTCTTTCGGCGTTCCTCGTGTAGCGTCGTCGGCCGGGTTGTCTCTCGTTGATACCCAACGCCATTCGTTTGTCTTAGTCTCCTCTGCTATCTCGGCGACTCGATGAGCTACGAAGGGCTTGTAGGCTCGTGGTCCCGTTCGCAACCATGATAGGACGGTCCTAGAGTCGCTCCAGAAGTAACGACGTGCAGGCTTGATGTCGTGTTCCTCTTGCGCTGTGCGGGCTAGGCGGCAGCCCATTACGGCCGCTTGGAGCTCCAGTCGTGGTATCGATGTCATCTTGCTGATAGGCGCCACTCTCCCTTTGCCGGCGATGAGCGAGATGTGTATTTTCCCGTCCTCGTCGACGATTCGCCAGTATACCGCAGCGGCGTAGGCAGAGCTGCTTGCGTCCACGAAGGTGTGTAGCTCCACGAACCGGGCGCATGTGAGCGAGGCATAGCACCGAGGTACGGCTAGTTGTGAGAGGCGCCGCGCATGCTCCGTCCATTTTTTCCATGCTTCTGCTTCGGGGGTAGGCAGCGCGTCGTCCCATCCTATTCCGGTGCGCCAGGTGTCCTGAATGATGCGCTTCGCTTGTATGGTCACGGGCGTGGCGATTCCCAGCGGGTCGTAGAGTGACATCGTCGTTCGTAACGCTTCCCTCTTCGTTGGCACGCGCTCGCCGTGTAGTATGTCGGTGGGTATCCGGGCTTCATTCATATTGAAGGACAGCGTGTCGCGCTCTGGGTACCATATCATTCCCAGTATCTTTTCGGGAGCAAGCTTGACGATGTCTTCTTTCGCCTCGGGCGCCAATGATGATAGTACGAGTCTGGAGCTCGATGCCCATTTCTGTAGATAGTAGTTGGCGCGGCTATGTATATAGGCCACTTGACTGGAGACTTGTATTGCTTCCTCTTCCGTATCGAAGCTTGCCAAGTAGTCGTCGACGTAGTGATTGTTGATgattgccgccgccgccgccggataTTCTTCTCTATATTGTTCGGCGTTCCTATTCTTCACGAAGATTGCCGTGCAGGGGGATGAAGTAGCGCCGAATATTACACTCTTCATGCGATACTCGACAGGGGGTCCCTCTCTTCTATTTCCGCGCCAGAGGAAGCGCTGCATGTCTCGATCTTCCGTCCTTATTGAGATCCGCATAAACATGTCCTTTATGTCAGCCGTCACCGCCACTCTTCTTTGCCGGAACTTCATCAGCACTCCTGGTAGGGATCGAAGTAGGTCCGGCCCGGACAGTAACATGTCGTTCAGGCTGACTCCTCGCACCTTTGCGGCCGCATCGTGGACGATCCTCAATTTCTCTGGTTTCTGCGGGTTCATAACTGCAAAATGTGGTAAGTACCAAATCTTCGTTTTTCCCTTCGGCGGCGTGGGCGCGACTTCTGCATAGCCGTTCTCTATCAGCGTGTTCATCTGCTTCTCGTACCGCCTTTTCATTTCTTCATCGCGATCTAACTTCCTCTCTATGGCTTGAAGTCTTCTCAGGGCGGCTTCGTAGCTATTAGGAGGGTCGTAGTCGTCGCTCCTCCAGAGTAAGCCCGTTTCGTATCCTTCGTTTGTGCGGCGAGTGGTCCTCTCTAGTGTTTCAAGCGCTCTTCTTTCTTCCTCTGTGTGGAAATGTTTCGGTTCCACTCCTAGGACTTCCAATGCGAAGTGGTCTCGAAGCAGTTTTTCTATTGCTTGATCATCTTCTACGATCCTCGCGTGATGTACTCGATGAGCGGGGCCTCCCGCCGGTGTGTGCCGCACTCCGTGCAACACCCATCCTAGGTCCGTGCGCGCGGCGACCAGTTGGCTGTCTTGCTCGCGTCTGACTTCATGTGCCAGGAGTAGCTGCCAGTTGTCTTGTCCTATTAATACGGTTGGCGTTCCCCGGTGATAAGTCAGCTGGTCTTGTAGGTCTTCTAGGTGGCTCTGTCCCGTCACGGCGCACGCCGGCACGCTCTGCGGCGATAACTGCAGGTTCTTCATCGTGCGCGCTGAGATGCTGTAGCTGTGCGTGTCCTCTGGCGCGCTGATGTCGAAGGTAACTCTTCTCGAAGCGCCGGCGTCCACTCGTGCCCCGGCTACTCCTTCTATGTAAAAtggctccggaggtcccgataCGCCGATGTGTTCCGCCACCGCCGCCTCTATTAATGTGCACGTTGATCCATCGTCGAGAAGTGCGTACGTGCAGTGAGTCCCCTTAGGTCCACTTACACGAACCGGCAGAATCTTCAATAGTGCTGTAGTATTCTTCCTTTCTCTTGTCGACGCTATAGTGGCTATTACTGGGTC
The genomic region above belongs to Pectinophora gossypiella chromosome 4, ilPecGoss1.1, whole genome shotgun sequence and contains:
- the LOC126366477 gene encoding uncharacterized protein LOC126366477, producing the protein MKTRSMKSVETRPTPTAAESAPAAAAAVAPVVTTTSTTAASTSVTAAVRTAPTTAASTPVTAPPLTRKPSTSRTATATSTEDSLGTTATTTTGTATTTTTATTTEESTGESTHDTTLRPKSVKRAPTAPRSSASKGRRLALLKAKEELLKKEVELAAAKIATLEAESDDDDTDIVSVSEMQERTKTWVDQLPAAEEDPSPPQPSAAAAVPPAAAVFPAATVKDHEKPKHRSIEEKPTTFDYSQLATAIASAARAVPAAIAPRSVPELPIFSGASSEWLVFKTAYEETAVYLTEQENLSRLRRSLRGAARDAAQCLFIGATTTADVMRLLSTRFGRPDALVMAELEKLRALPRLTESPRDICTFATRISNITATIRALKKTHYLHNPEVVRHVVEKMPSALRYRYYDFAAEQDEEEPDLMKLASFMERTAERCGSFAPVEATPVVDRRENASAPLRRTMRTHHIEEKKINVTAGDNRKQCPVCEKETHHVTECADFKKTEVNERWETAKKHRLCFRCLKRRKFGHTCPTRRCDVGGCKYSHHRLLHSEPEQRASIHAGTHIEEDPVIATIASTRERKNTTALLKILPVRVSGPKGTHCTYALLDDGSTCTLIEAAVAEHIGVSGPPEPFYIEGVAGARVDAGASRRVTFDISAPEDTHSYSISARTMKNLQLSPQSVPACAVTGQSHLEDLQDQLTYHRGTPTVLIGQDNWQLLLAHEVRREQDSQLVAARTDLGWVLHGVRHTPAGGPAHRVHHARIVEDDQAIEKLLRDHFALEVLGVEPKHFHTEEERRALETLERTTRRTNEGYETGLLWRSDDYDPPNSYEAALRRLQAIERKLDRDEEMKRRYEKQMNTLIENGYAEVAPTPPKGKTKIWYLPHFAVMNPQKPEKLRIVHDAAAKVRGVSLNDMLLSGPDLLRSLPGVLMKFRQRRVAVTADIKDMFMRISIRTEDRDMQRFLWRGNRREGPPVEYRMKSVIFGATSSPCTAIFVKNRNAEQYREEYPAAAAAIINNHYVDDYLASFDTEEEAIQVSSQVAYIHSRANYYLQKWASSSRLVLSSLAPEAKEDIVKLAPEKILGMIWYPERDTLSFNMNEARIPTDILHGERVPTKREALRTTMSLYDPLGIATPVTIQAKRIIQDTWRTGIGWDDALPTPEAEAWKKWTEHARRLSQLAVPRCYASLTCARFVELHTFVDASSSAYAAAVYWRIVDEDGKIHISLIAGKGRVAPISKMTSIPRLELQAAVMGCRLARTAQEEHDIKPARRYFWSDSRTVLSWLRTGPRAYKPFVAHRVAEIAEETKTNEWRWVSTRDNPADDATRGTPKDFASEHRWFRGPPFLYRPEDTWPAEDISETIEHTNEERVHATTAAERTGKALPDITRFSSWAKLLRVTARVLQFIEKLKGRERCAAARKRTKKRAEEDPTWKKVQAHRETGRGTGHKHAPRQQRKIVPLAARYLHRARQLWIRAVQEEAFSAELEAIRRKKPLPADSRLKQLSIMIDEEGLIHLRSRIAAAADITTEQREPVILDGDHRWTRLYIKWVHTQLHHGGFETTANEVRQHYWVLRLRHAVRNELKKCQVCRIRRATPAQPSTGNHPRSRLAHHQRPFTYTGLDYFGPMTVTVGRARQKRYGVLFTCLTTRAVHLELAGSLSTDSAVMALRRFIGRRGCPTELWSDQGTNLRGADVEMKHAVEEAIQQEASARFITWKFIPPSAPFMGGAWERLVRSVKSALAVVLHERAPKEEVLTTLLVEAEHTINSRPLTHVSTSPEDPEALTPNHFILGGPSRVPMPGAFTEGDDAGRKDWRKSQRLADMFWARWVREYLPELQHRREPRASKGSISVGDLVLIADGTLPRNSWPRGVVVAAYPGPDGETRAVDVRTTKGILRRPTKKLVILPTSPPEDGEP